The nucleotide window CCGTCAGAAACAGATCCACGGCAGACCGCCGAAGCAAGAATCGAATTGACCGATGTCGGCGCGCTGCACCGGACCCGAGCCCTGCGCTCCTACCGCATCGGCATCATCTCCGTGTGGTATTCCATGCCGTCCGTGCCCACCCCTTCGGCCTTGAGCATCCGTTTTCCGTCTGCCTCGAAGAGCCCGGCGTTGATCGTGCCGCGCTCCGAGCGGAACGTCAGTTTCCCGTCCTTCAGCGTGAAGGCGCCTTCTCCGCTCAAGATTCCGATCGTCCGGACGCTGGTAAAGCGGAATCGCCCGTCCGGTTCGATGATGAGGGCCACCAAGTCGTTGCGCTTGTTCTGCGGCACCCGACGGAGTATGCCCTCCCATTTCCCGGCCACGCCGGACATATCCGTGATTTGCACCGGCATCCACGCCGTCGGTTGAGCGGGTTGCGGCGTCTCACATCCCAACGACAGTGAGAGCCAGAGAAGCACCGGCATCGCGAGCGGCCACCGGACGAATCGCTGCATGAATGTCTCCTTGTCCGTCATTGCACCTTCTCTGCTTGTGTGGATCGTCTGCGACCACTCCTACTCCTTGATCGCGGGAAGCGCTTTCGCGAGTTGCGCATCGACATACAGTTGCAGGCGGCGTTCCAGTTGCAGCCACCGCACGACCGTCTTCGCCGGCATCGATTTCTCCAGCGTGCTGAAGCATTTCCTGCGGAGATCGAGGGTTTCCTGATCGACACGGAAGACGTTCTCGGCCAATTGTTTGGCCTGTTCATCGGTCATCGTCTCATGGTGGCTCATATAGTCTTTCAAGAGCGCGATCTTCTTGTCGAGGATCCCCGCCAGCTCGACCTCGTACTGGCGATAGGCCGGCCAGAAGACTGCCGCTTCCTTGTCCGTGAACTTGATCTGTTCGGCGATGAGGCTCGCCTTCTTGGTTCGGATGTCCGAGCGCAGCAGTTCATAATCGGACGGCGACATATTCGGGTCCTCGGCTCGCCCATGCACAGGCGCGACCATTTGACCGGCGACCGCCGTGGTGACTACCAGGGTGATGATCGCTGCGCGGCCTACTCGTCTCATGTACTCCTCCTTGGTGTAGTTGGGTCGAACGCGTCCTTGACCAGGCGAAACCCCAGATGCGACGTACCGGTGTCCGGCTCGCCCTTCCCACGGCCCCCGGGCCTGTACCGCGCACAGTACTGATCGGTGCAGAGATAGGAGCCGCCTTTGTGGACCTTTTTCTGCACGCCCGGCTCGCTGGGATCGAAACTGTTCCGAGGACCTTGAGGGTTGCGCGGCACCCCGCCGGCCTCGGCAAGCGTATGAAAGTAGTCATGGCGGTACCAATCGCTCGTCCATTCCCAGACGTTGCCGGCCATGTCGTAGAGGCCGAAGCCGTTCGGCGGGAAGGAGCCGACGGGCGCCGTGGTGATGAAGCCGTCATGCGCGCTGTTATGATCCGGGAAGTGCCCTTGGAACGAGTTCGCCATCATCTTCCCGTCCGGCTCGAACTCATCGCCCCACGTGTAGGATTTCTTGACCAGACCGCCGCGCGCGGCATACTCCCATTCCGCTTCGGTCGGTAGACGCTTCCCGGCCCAGGCGGCAAACGCCGTCGCATCCTCGTAGGCCACGTGCACGACCGGATGATTCATCTTGTCGGCGATGGTGCTCTCCTTCCCCTGAGGATGGCGCCAGCTTGCGCCGGTGACATAACTCCACCATCTGAAATAATTGTCCAGCGGGACCGGACCGGGCGGGGCGGTAAAGACCACGGACCCCGCCACCAGATTCTCCGGCGGTGCGCCCGGATAGTCGTCCGCGCTCGGCACCCGCTCGGCCAGGGTCACATATCCGGTGGCCTTCACAAATCGCTCGAACGCTTCGTTGGTGACCTCCGTCCGATCCATGAAGAATCCATCCACCTCGACCTGATGCACCGGGCGGGCGTCTCGAAACATCGGCTCGTCGCTCCCCATCCAGAAGGTACCGCCGGGAATCCACACCATGCCGTCCGGAGCGGTAGCGGGCGGCCGTCCTTCCAACCAGACATACCCCGCCCCTATTGCCGCCCCCGCCAAAGCGACTGCGGCCAAGGCTGGCCACAGGAATGATCTTCGCCTCTGCTTCGCTCTCCCAGTCATGCGCTCTCCGTCCTCAGCCCGACACCACAGGGTCTGAAGCCTATCATGCCGCCTCCTTGAGCGGCTACCTGCACCACCTCGATCACCGCGCTGCTTAGGGATCGGCTCCGTCGTCCACGACGGTGCCTGTCCCGGTGCGGACGCCGATTCGGACGGGCAACGCTCGGTTCGGACGAGGACAGACCGCACCCGCCCGTCTGTCGAAGCCATGCGGCGGGCAGGCAGACGCGGGGGAGGCTGTCAGTCCCCGGTTCAAAACTGCGCGGCGATGCCGATCCCCACATTGGTATTCTTGATCGATTCCGGCTCGAAACTCTGTTTGCGATTCGACCGCTGAAAGCCCGCCATGGCCCGCAACGACTCGGTGACTTGATGGATGAGCATGACTTCTCCCTGAATGACGTCTTCATGGGCGCCGTTTCGGATGTCTCCGACGATCCCGCTCGTCCAATCGTTCCGCTCATAGTGAAACGCCGCAGAGAGCGTAAGCCGCTTGATCAGCTCGACGTCCACGTCGGCGCTGACGTAGTTGTTGATGTAGGACACGTCATCCCGCAGCTGCGGCTCGTTCCTCCCCTGGGCCAGACCTCGCTCATAGTGATAACTGAGCCCCAGCTTCACCCGTTCGGACACCCGCCACTCCACATGCGGGCCGATCGTCCAGAAGTTCGTGTCTCGCTGCGCGAACGAATCGTTGTAGCGCCGGATCCCGACTCTGGTCAACAGCCGCACTTCGACATCCTTCGTCAGACGCTGCTCGATCCTCGCGCTGCCGATTTGACTGGTCACCACCTCGTCCACAAGCCCCACGCCGCCGGGCCGGCGATCTTCGTTTTCACCGAGGAAGAGGTTCGGGGCGTAGTAGTATCTGAGAAGCAGGCGCGTGTCGGACGAGAAGGCCTGAACGGCGTCAATCTTTAGCGTGCCGTGATTGTATCGTGGGTTATCCGCATAGATGAATCCCTGTCCCCGGATGCTCAAGTGGGTGGTTCCCCATCGGCTGTCCATGGACGTCCGAGCGATCCCATCCGGCTCGAAGACGACATCCGATCCTTGGTTGGTCAAGATGGAATCGAGCGCGGGCTGGGTCGGATCTTCATCCCTGGTCAGGCGGCGCGTCGCCGAGAAAATCCCGACGTCGTCGGTATAAAAGAGCAAGGCCCGCCCTTCAACGTGGGTTTCGGCCAGTACCGCAGTCGCCTGCGCCGACAGGGAAACCGCCACCCCCACCCATCGCACACCGGTCAAGCGCCCCCTGCTCCTCCTCGACATGGTTGCGGCGGCTCCGGCTCATTTGCCGAACGGAAACACCTGTTTCCAGTCGCGCGTCATATCGACGACCGACCAGCCCTTCGCCGTCGCTTCGTCGAGCGCTTTGTCCAGCTTGCCGATATGGGTCCCACGGTCGTAGGCCCATTCACGCTCGGCATCCGTGTGGTGGACCAGGCCCATGAATCGCGCGCCGGAACCGGCTGCCGTCCACTGCAACATCTGGAGATCGCCGTCGGAATTGCCGAACGCCAATATGGGCCGCCGGCCGATGAATTTCTGAATGCCGACCGGCTTGCCCTCCTTGTCGTCGACGAAGTCCACGGCCGGCAACTTCAACAACACCGGCTTGCCGTTCCGAAATTCAAACTTCTCCTTCCCCACGCTTCCGACGACCTGTTCAGGAGGAATCCCGTAGACTTTCTCGACCCAAGCCCGCATGAATTCGACGCCGCCGCCGGACACGATGAACGTCTTGAATCCGTTTGCGCGGAGGTAGCCGAGCAGTTCGATCATCGGCTGGTAGACCACTTCGTGGTACGGCCGCTGGAACCGCGGGTGCTTGGCCGACGCCAGCCATTCCTTGACCGTCGCTTCGAATTCGTCCGTCGTCATCCCCGCATGCGACACGGCCATGACATCCAAGATCGCCCGCTCTCCTCCGGCGGCGAAGGTCTTCTTGTCGCCTTCCAGCAATCCCTTGAACGGCTGTTTGTCCTTCCACTCCGGGTGCGTGGGCGCAAGGGCCTTGACTCGGTCCAAGGCAAACTGGACTTGGAAATAGATGGGCTGCTCGGCCCAGAGGGTGCCGTCGTTGTCGAACACCGCAATGCGCTCGGCCGGCGCCACAAATTCCGGACTTCCTTCTGTCGTGACCCGTGTGACAAAGTCGATCAGCGCCTTCTTTACCGGACCCTCATTCCATGACGCCAGCCGGTCCGTCTCGGCCGCGGCCGATCCGGCCGCAACGAACAGGGTCAAGATGATCATCGTCGCTCGAACCATCGTCGGGCCTCCGCCTG belongs to Nitrospira sp. and includes:
- a CDS encoding formylglycine-generating enzyme family protein — its product is MTGRAKQRRRSFLWPALAAVALAGAAIGAGYVWLEGRPPATAPDGMVWIPGGTFWMGSDEPMFRDARPVHQVEVDGFFMDRTEVTNEAFERFVKATGYVTLAERVPSADDYPGAPPENLVAGSVVFTAPPGPVPLDNYFRWWSYVTGASWRHPQGKESTIADKMNHPVVHVAYEDATAFAAWAGKRLPTEAEWEYAARGGLVKKSYTWGDEFEPDGKMMANSFQGHFPDHNSAHDGFITTAPVGSFPPNGFGLYDMAGNVWEWTSDWYRHDYFHTLAEAGGVPRNPQGPRNSFDPSEPGVQKKVHKGGSYLCTDQYCARYRPGGRGKGEPDTGTSHLGFRLVKDAFDPTTPRRST
- a CDS encoding HAD family hydrolase: MVRATMIILTLFVAAGSAAAETDRLASWNEGPVKKALIDFVTRVTTEGSPEFVAPAERIAVFDNDGTLWAEQPIYFQVQFALDRVKALAPTHPEWKDKQPFKGLLEGDKKTFAAGGERAILDVMAVSHAGMTTDEFEATVKEWLASAKHPRFQRPYHEVVYQPMIELLGYLRANGFKTFIVSGGGVEFMRAWVEKVYGIPPEQVVGSVGKEKFEFRNGKPVLLKLPAVDFVDDKEGKPVGIQKFIGRRPILAFGNSDGDLQMLQWTAAGSGARFMGLVHHTDAEREWAYDRGTHIGKLDKALDEATAKGWSVVDMTRDWKQVFPFGK